Proteins from a genomic interval of Yarrowia lipolytica chromosome 1E, complete sequence:
- a CDS encoding uncharacterized protein (Compare to YALI0E16643g, similar to Saccharomyces cerevisiae AGX1 (YFL030W); ancestral locus Anc_8.37, similar to uniprot|P43567 Saccharomyces cerevisiae YFL030w) codes for MSLSALRRIGQLRHHFTSAVPIVSSTSPTTQPFNTNTLAKHIHTTPYALKNKMTDITMIPGPIEFDPEVLSAMSHQSVAHNSPQFVEVFGSVLTDLRALFKSTDPKAQPFVIAGGGTLGWEIVGANLLKRDDKALVISTGFFSDAFADCLKVFCDHVDVISAPAGEAPSLGEIETALKKEKYNLITLTHVDTSSGVVIDIKAISELVHKVSPDTLVVVDGVCSVGVEPISFDDWGLDFVLTAPQKAIGAPAGLSISMASPRAVAKVESLEKIPVYFGNLKKWLPIMQAYEARKPAYFSTPAVQNVYALQVALKQILHNGISLDQRFENHKQVSDKIKKQINDWGLEIIAKPGLGAHGLTCIYLPEGVTLPDFLPKVAAKGVTLAGGLFKGINTKYFRFGHMGVSAVDPKRDDVDRTLKAIHDSLVEAGYKC; via the coding sequence ATGAGTCTATCTGCCTTGCGTCGAATCGGACAACTTAGACATCACTTCACCAGTGCAGTGCCAATTGTGTCTTCCACTTCTCCCACTACACAACCgttcaacaccaacaccctCGCAAAACACATCCACACCACCCCGTACGCTCTCAAAAACAAAATGACCGACATTACCATGATCCCCGGCCCCATTGAGTTCGACCCCGAGGTCCTCTCAGCCATGTCGCACCAGTCGGTGGCCCACAACTCTCCCCAGTTTGTGGAGGTGTTTGGCTCCGTGCTCACCGATCTGCGGGCTCTGTTCAAGTCCACCGACCCCAAGGCCCAGCCCTTTGTCATTGCTGGCGGAGGAACCCTCGGCTGGGAGATTGTTGGAGCCAACCTTCTCAAGCGAGATGACAAGGCTCTGGTCATTTCTACCGGATTCTTTTCCGACGCCTTCGCCGACTGCCTCAAGGTCTTCTGCGACCACGTCGACGTCATCTCTGCCCCCGCTGGCGAGGCCCCCTCTCTCGGTGAGATCGAGACCGccctcaagaaggagaagtaCAACCTCATCACCCTGACCCACGTCGACACCTCTTCCGGAGTCGTGATCGACATCAAGGCCATCTCCGAGCTCGTCCACAAGGTCTCTCCTGACACGCTCGTTGTCGTGGACGGTGTCTGCTCCGTCGGAGTTGAGCCCATCTCCTTTGACGACTGGGGATTGGACTTTGTGCTCACCGCCCCCCAGAAGGCCATTGGTGCCCCTGCCGgcctctccatctccatggcCTCCCCCCGAGCCGTTGCCAAGGTTGAGTCTCTCGAGAAGATCCCCGTCTACTTTGGCAACCTCAAGAAATGGCTGCCTATCATGCAGGCCTACGAGGCCCGAAAGCCCGCCTACTTCTCCACCCCCGCCGTGCAGAACGTGTACGCCCTGCAGGTTGCCCTCAAGCAGATTCTTCACAACGGTATCTCGCTGGACCAGCGTTTCGAGAACCACAAGCAGGTCtccgacaagatcaagaagcagatcaACGACTGGGGTCTCGAGATTATCGCCAAGCCCGGTCTCGGCGCTCACGGCCTCACTTGCATCTACCTCCCCGAGGGCGTGACTCTCCCCGACTTTCTCCCCAAGGTTGCCGCTAAGGGCGTGACTCTGGCCGGCGGTCTGTTCAAGGGCATCAACACAAAGTACTTCCGATTCGGCCACATGGGTGTTTCTGCCGTCGACCCCAAGCGGGATGATGTTGACCGAactctcaaggccatccACGACTCTCTTGTCGAGGCTGGTTACAAGTGCTAA